TCCGCTTATTCCTATTGATGAGGTAGTGGCAAATGATATTAAGCTCGGAGCTGAATATTCGACCATTGTCATTACGGGACCAAATACCGGCGGTAAAACAGTTACATTAAAAACAGTGGGGCTTTGTACATTGATGGCTCAGGCCGGTCTGCAGATCCCAGCGCTTGATGGTTCTGAAACGGCTGTTTTCGGAAATGTTTATGCTGATATCGGGGATGAACAGTCAATTGAACAAAGCTTGAGTACTTTCTCTTCGCATATGGTTAATATCGTGGATATTCTTGACCAGGTTGATTTCAATAGTCTGGTATTATTCGATGAGCTTGGTGCAGGTACAGATCCGCAGGAAGGTGCTGCCCTGGCGATTTCTATTCTTGACGAAGTATACAAGCGGGGGCAAGAGTTATCGCCACAACTCATTATCCTGAACTGAAAGCCTATGGCTATAATAGAGAAGGAGTTATCAACGCCAGTGTTGAATTTGATATTGAAACGCTTAGTCCAACCTATAAGCTGCTGATTGGGGTTCCGGGCCGAAGCAATGCTTTTGAAATATCAAAACGGCTTGGGCTCAAGGATCAAGTGATTGAGACCGCAAGATCCTATATAGGAGCAGATACAAATCAGGTTGAAAATATGATTGCATCCCTTGAAGAAAGCCGCAGACAAGCAGAGGCTGACATGGAAGAAGCCAATGACTTTTTGAAAAGTGCAGAAAAACTTCATAAAGATCTGCAAAAGCAAATGGCTGAATTTTATGAGGAAAAAGATGCAATGCATGAGAAAGCAGCAGAAAGAGCCGAGGATATCGTTGAGAAAGCCAAGGCAGAAGCAGAAGAAATTATCCGCGATTTAAGAAAAATGCGCATGGAGAAACATGCTGAAGTGAAGGAACATGAGCTGATAGAAGCAAAGAAACGCCTGTCCGAAGCTGCACCGCAGATGAGCTCAGCAAAGAATAAATTAAAGCCAAAGAATAATAAACATGTGTTTGAAGCAGGCGATGAGGTAAAAGTTCTGAGTTTTGGACAAAAAGGGCATTTGCTTGAAAAGGTGTCTGACAATGAATGGCAGGTTCAAATCGGCATCTTAAAAATGAAAGTAGCCGAAAGGGATTTAGAATATGTCAAGAGTCCAAAACCTGTTGAAACAAAACCAGTAGCAACAGTAAAAGGCAAAGATTTTCATGTGAGCCTTGAACTTGATTTACGGGGCGAACGATATGAAAACGCACTTTTAAGAGTGGAGAAATATATAGATGATGCCCTTTTAGCTGGATATCCCCGTGTCTCCATCATTCATGGTAAAGGGACTGGTGCTTTGAGGCAGGGTGTTCAGGAATATCTGAAAAATCACAGGTCAGTTAAAAAAATTCGATTTGGTGAAGCAGGAGAAGGCGGCACAGGGGTTACAGTCGTTGAATTTAAATAAGCTTTGCCACCCGCTCTCCTTTTGTTTTTTATTAGGGGGAGGGTACTTAAATTCCAGCGGGGAGAATGGAAATGAAAGAATTTTGGGAAAATGAATTTATTCAGACAGCTGCTTATTATAGTGTAGTCATTTTATGTATGATTGTTTTTTTAGCTGTTTTTGAATTAGTTACCAAGTATCGCAATTGGGAAGAAATCAAAAATGGAAATGTCGCTGTAGCGATGGCGACCGGTGGGAAAATTTTTGGGATTGCCAATATCTTCAGACATTCCATCATGCATAATGATACCTTGCTGACAATGATTACGTGGGGAATTTTTGGATTTTTTCTTTTGTTGATCGGCTATTTCATTTTTGAATTTTTAACACCTAAGTTTAGAATTGACGAAGAAATTGAAAATAATAACAAAGCAGTCGGTTTTATTTCCATGGTGCTGTCAATCGGATTGTCTTATGTCATTGGTGCAGGTTTATCATAAGGAGAGAATTAACATTGGAAAAGTTAGCAAAGGTTCTGCTGGTTCTTAGCGGAGTGTTTCTTCTTATAGGGGCCATTTATATATTTTTCATAACATAATATTTTTGTGAAATAAGGATATGGGAAAATCGCCATTATATATGGCGATTTTTTTTATGTCCATTAAAAAGAATATCCCCGATAGGCTGGACAGCCCTCTGAAAAAAATATCTTCCTGATTGTAAGGTCGTATTCTAATTGTCATAGAACCAGCATTATATTATAATAAGGTCGAACAGTTAGAATGTTCTAAAAGTTCAGAAGGTGTCCATCGTTTTTCTAAAAGTTTAGCAAGTGAAACTTTGAACTTCAATAACTGTCTAGCGCAAGTAGCCTACCCCCTCGAGGTCACAAGCTTGTCTAGTTGCGGCTCATAGGGACTCGGGGTCATAAGCCGTTTCCTTTCAGA
This window of the Cytobacillus pseudoceanisediminis genome carries:
- a CDS encoding DUF350 domain-containing protein; its protein translation is MKEFWENEFIQTAAYYSVVILCMIVFLAVFELVTKYRNWEEIKNGNVAVAMATGGKIFGIANIFRHSIMHNDTLLTMITWGIFGFFLLLIGYFIFEFLTPKFRIDEEIENNNKAVGFISMVLSIGLSYVIGAGLS